One Vespa crabro chromosome 9, iyVesCrab1.2, whole genome shotgun sequence genomic region harbors:
- the LOC124426480 gene encoding midnolin homolog, with the protein MSTAVMSTPMFECNEALFKNTSSAKSKDTGTNNATSVSSANNNNGANGGHAPLRRSYTSLVTTLIEQHRKLDRSASEPTSRYKTELCRPFEESGACKYGDKCQFAHGYSELRNLARHPKYKTELCRTFHTIGFCPYGPRCHFIHNFEEARIHNQKVSAQLGSSQPNIMGLNPLLGAAAAAAAAAAAAAAGGNTAGVTGGNSNGCNTSTAAVAAAAAAAAAAAGAATNAPNNATAAAAAANSANLSVGLLEQIAAASSSQVAAVAAAAAAANSPPNLMRTNSLSLAASTANAAFTPPPLLRTNSLSLASSHHHHQQHHHQHQHHQHQHHHHHHHHRQTAGGANGAAGGSSIVGATRPKPLNLSPTFSLGSTADSVSPSSSLSQSPTNSMASFFSDDSTQQPNVTNNLPTTPFSFGQDFGILATRQTPSPRTNVCSPLGSDEITTPRTPSPLSPNAESRLPVFNRISSTLGDFDNLKI; encoded by the coding sequence aACACGAGCTCTGCGAAGAGCAAGGACACGGGTACAAACAATGCAACGTCGGTATCATCggcaaataacaacaatggcgCGAACGGAGGTCACGCGCCTTTACGTCGAAGCTATACTTCGTTGGTGACGACATTGATCGAGCAACATCGTAAACTCGACAGGAGCGCGAGTGAGCCAACGTCTCGTTACAAGACGGAACTTTGTCGACCGTTTGAGGAAAGCGGAGCCTGTAAATATGGGGACAAGTGTCAGTTCGCTCATGGTTATAGCGAGCTAAGAAACTTGGCTCGTCATCCGAAATATAAGACAGAATTGTGTCGTACCTTCCACACGATTGGTTTCTGCCCGTACGGACCACGTTGCCATTTTATTCACAACTTCGAGGAGGCTCGTATACACAATCAGAAGGTGAGCGCACAGCTAGGCTCATCGCAGCCCAACATCATGGGTTTGAATCCGTTGTTGGGTGCCGCTGCGGCAGCCGCGGCAGCCGCAGCAGCGGCCGCGGCCGGTGGTAATACCGCCGGCGTCACGGGTGGTAATAGCAACGGGTGTAACACCAGTACCGCAGCAGTCGCGGCAGCAGCCGCAGCAGCAGCCGCAGCAGCCGGTGCTGCTACGAATGCACCTAATAACGCAACCGCCGCCGCAGCCGCCGCAAATTCCGCCAATCTTAGCGTTGGTCTGTTGGAACAGATAGCTGCCGCAAGCTCGTCCCAAGTAGCTGCCGTAgccgcagcagcagcagctgcCAATTCACCGCCGAATCTAATGAGAACGAATTCTCTTAGTTTGGCCGCGAGCACGGCCAATGCTGCCTTTACTCCGCCGCCTTTGCTCCGAACAAATTCTCTTAGCCTTGCCTCAagtcatcatcaccatcaacAACATCACCATCAACATCAGCATCATCAACATCagcatcaccatcatcatcatcaccatcgtCAAACAGCGGGTGGTGCAAACGGTGCTGCTGGTGGGAGTTCTATCGTTGGAGCTACCAGGCCAAAACCACTCAACCTTAGTCCGACATTTTCCCTCGGTAGCACGGCAGACTCCGTCTCGCCGTCATCGAGTCTCAGCCAATCTCCCACAAATTCAATGGCAAGTTTCTTCAGCGACGACTCGACGCAGCAACCTAACGTAACCAACAATCTACCGACAACACCTTTTAGCTTCGGTCAGGATTTTGGGATTCTCGCAACACGACAAACACCAAGTCCACGTACGAATGTTTGCAGTCCACTCGGTTCCGACGAGATCACCACACCAAGAACACCCTCACCGTTATCGCCTAACGCTGAGTCAAGGTTGCCTGTATTCAACAGGATCAGCAGCACCTTAGGTGACTTCGACAACCTTAAGATCTAA